The Podospora pseudocomata strain CBS 415.72m chromosome 1 map unlocalized CBS415.72m_1, whole genome shotgun sequence genome has a segment encoding these proteins:
- a CDS encoding uncharacterized protein (COG:K; EggNog:ENOG503P3RJ) — translation MRLPVLPSQCYSTSPDDEVEGRHGTSASRQPLRESTGNAQYSHMAWYSEQIRQLGAASGLASMSPSIPTPPIVPTQSFGPDYGSSTSSVYGRQQQRHHYQGHRVTNFRRRQFEENPLIPLLPAAFQNYRKKQADKTDQKWTDVLEWGFIDALLLIPQMKRKKYTMKQTQFGRNMLIGEYLWIYYLQTLPSGTEAECNLVRHRKQVSSHIQVLKQFFANHRCFHFFFNSRNDEKDKDSIETISLKNNPVLIALSEDRLPDERPNYEYFADILALNELVTVRPKRCWIFVSHQGVSVREDGSGFLPSTGDKLDENEYPHLARNLERETWLKEEQQIFKGALLHEFTKEMQQIESTSVNDLGRKWETSFPELHQRLQGICDSTTDQRCTILHMNVTLELKEKRRFPSQSELNSWVEINIEQPRLLSHRWKVHTRLVRPAELSYSHESASPETMYETSAEIAIQYQHRPGCEGPRPDGRAHCDCIAQRRHRDSVTVPFPADIWASTLTNCAEYPAHSFSDAGKNGKRSKDLNVKVEEEGEEGGKPTRRSKPLTQMDLVPKIAMMQEIWSCPPDAPHYGPEPQGNGSRSQRWTRRAVIVWTFKTIHSDVDGKLNTAQSGRTEWRYLTILDPMSEEHQQKAIISGSRKNSAVSDYADGYSSNHVRPVSRDVVMSPSPTYQQHLTASMSENFSSAWDTPTGLNPLSTSAAQAYSAHLMAPSQSHVSAMPGYSPLDSFSSHGGLATPPPSASLTTSFTHNFDTTSTQPDLMPNYMSPHSVTTTTAGLDTDSALNTLAAVADPFLTNGNSSFGYDQSHWSTSNTLTGSSNVWSQPYQSAASTYTHSPLAPWPNHTQPTPSHRGSIYDKTHSHVQSQPWISTAVAGGVTTTADDHDLWTPATSTHAPLTTTAPALGPDPITAGQHESQDTTDWNQVTTGNGTNGNSQETGEEELGQNWEEILPPIPLNLTAPGTQPEAVNSPTTAGDTAAQRLEKAAAAMEMPVMGGHTNGNGAVVGEERKSLKRRHEEGDEGGDLDSGEWRRKSFRQC, via the exons ATGAGGCTTCCAGTCCTTCCCTCACAATGCTATTCTACGTCGCCCGacgatgaggttgagggtcGCCATGGAACCTCGGCTTCACGACAGCCGCTTCGAGAGTCGACCGGGAATGCTCAATACTCACACATGGCCTGGTACTCGGAACAGATTCGCCAGCTGGGTGCTGCCAGCGGTCTTGCTTCCATGTCTCCATCAATACCAACTCCGCCTATTGTACCGACGCAGTCCTTTGGCCCAGACTATGGctcatcaacatcgtcgGTCTACGGCAGACAGCAACAGCGGCATCACTACCAGGGGCACCGGGTAACCAATTTCAGGAGAAGGCAATTCGAAGAGAACCCGTTGATTCCGCTGCTCCCGGCAGCCTTTCAGAACTACAGGAAGAAGCAGGCCGACAAGACAGACCAGAAGTGGACCGATGTGTTGGAATGGGGCTTCATTGACG CGCTGCTGCTTATCCCCCAGATGAAGCGCAAGAAATATACCATGAAGCAGACACAGTTTGGGCGGAACATGCTGATCGGGGAGTATCTTTGGATCTACTACCTGCAGACCTTACCGTCAGGGACCGAGGCAGAATGCAACCTCGTGAGGCACCGAAAGCAAGTGTCGAGCCACATCCAAGTGCTCAAACAGTTCTTCGCAAATCACCGTTGTT TCCACTTTTTCTTCAACAGCCGCAACGATgaaaaggacaaggacagcaTCGAGACGATTTCCCTGAAGAACAACCCCGTCTTGATTGCCCTGTCCGAAGACCGGCTCCCTGACGAACGGCCAAACTACGAGTACTTTGCCGACATCCTTGCATTGAATGAACTGGTGACTGTCCGACCCAAACGATGCTGGATTTTTGTGTCACACCAGGGCGTTTCGGTGAGGGAAGATGGATCTGGCTTTCTCCCTTCCACTGGCGACAAGCTCGATGAGAACGAGTATCCCCACCTCGCGCGCAACCTCGAGAGGGAGACGTGGCTCAAGGAAGAGCAGCAGATCTTCAAGGGCGCTCTGCTTCACGAGTTCACCAAGGAGATGCAGCAGATTGAGTCGACCAGCGTTAACGACCTCGGGCGGAAATGGGAGACTTCGTTTCCGGAACTGCATCAGAGACTACAGGGCATCTGCGATTCGACCACAGATCAGCGGTGCACCATTCTGCACATGAATGTCACCctcgagctcaaggagaagcggCGGTTTCCAAGCCAGTCGGAGCTCAACTCCTGGGTGGAAATCAACATTGAGCAGCCACGTCTACTGAGCCATCGGTGGAAGGTGCACACGCGCTTGGTGAGGCCAGCGGAGCTGAGCTACTCACACGAGAGCGCGAGCCCTGAGACCATGTACGAGACTTCAGCAGAGATCGCTATCCAATATCAGCACCGCCCAGGGTGTGAAGGTCCTCGGCCTGATGGGCGGGCTCACTGTGACTGCATCGCTCAGCGACGTCACCGTGACTCTGTCACTGTCCCCTTTCCAGCTGATATCTGGGCCAGCACACTGACGAACTGTGCTGAATATCCAGCCCATTCCTTCAGCGACGCCGGCAAGAATGGAAAGCGAAGCAAGGACCTCAACgtcaaggtcgaggaggagggcgaggaaggaggcaAGCCCACCCGCCGAAGCAAGCCGCTCACACAGATGGATCTTGTGCCCAAGATTGCCATGATGCAGGAGATCTGGTCATGTCCCCCTGATGCCCCACACTATGGCCCCGAGCCTCAAGGGAACGGCTCAAGATCCCAGCGATGGACTCGACGAGCAGTGATTGTATGGACTTTCAAGACGATCCACAGCGATGTAGATGGCAAACTCAACACCGCGCAGAGCGGCAGGACAGAGTGGCGCTATCTTACCATCCTCGACCCAATGAGCGAGGAGCACCAACAAAAGGCCATCATCAGTGGCAGCAGGAAGAACTCTGCTGTGTCTGACTATGCGGATGGATATTCATCCAACCACGTCCGTCCTGTCTCCCGGGATGTGGTCATGTCCCCCAGTCCCACATACCAGCAGCACTTGACCGCGAGCATGAGCGAGAACTTTTCGTCAGCATGGGATACTCCCACCGGGCtcaaccccctttccacGTCAGCCGCGCAAGCCTATAGCGCTCATCTCATGGCGCCCAGTCAGTCCCATGTGTCAGCCATGCCCGGCTACAGCCCCCTCGACAGCTTCAGCAGCCACGGCGGTCtcgccacccctcccccaagtGCATCCCTCACCACATCTTTCACTCACAACTTTGACACCACATCTACCCAACCTGACCTCATGCCAAATTACATGTCCCCCCACTCCGTCACCACAACAACTGCCGGACTGGACACCGACTCGGcactcaacaccctcgccgccgtggCAGACCCCTTCCTCACAAACGGCAACTCCTCCTTTGGGTATGACCAATCCCACTGGTCAACCTCCAATACCTTGACCGGCTCGAGTAACGTCTGGTCCCAGCCTTATCAatcagcagcatcaacatacacccactcccccttGGCCCCCTGGCCAAaccacacccaacccaccccatcccacAGGGGAAGTATCTATGATAAAACCCACAGCCATGTGCAATCCCAGCCCTGGATCTCCACCGCTGTTGCGGGGggtgtcaccaccacagccgaCGACCACGACCTCTGGACCCCAGCCACGTCCACGCACGCTCCCTTAACGACCACCGCGCCGGCTTTGGGTCCTGATCCCATCACAGCTGGGCAGCATGAATCTCAGGACACGACGGACTGGAACCAGGTTACTACTGGTAACGGCACCAACGGCAACTCCCAGGAgacaggggaggaggaactgGGGCAGAACTGGGAGGAGATTTTGCCGCCTATTCCGCTCAACTTGACTGCCCCGGGCACTCAGCCCGAGGCGGTAAACTCTCCGACGACGGCAGGGGATACAGCGGCGcagaggttggagaaggccGCTGCTGCTATGGAGATGCCGGTGATGGGTGGCCATACCAACGGCAATGGGGcggtggttggtgaagagaggaagagccTGAAGAGGAGacatgaggagggggatgaggggggggatttggaTTCGGGtgagtggaggaggaagagttttAGGCAGTGTTGA
- the DYN2 gene encoding Dynein light chain (COG:Z; EggNog:ENOG503P45B), protein MAGDDTKPAAGNTSPVAREKLDAQIKSADMSEELQQEVIEVAQEAMAKYSVEKDIAQHIKRTFDERKGPTWHCIVGRHFGSFVTHETKHFIYFYLGHCAILLFKTQ, encoded by the exons ATGGCAGGAGACGACACCAAGCCCGCTGCTGGGAACACATCCCCTGTCGCGAGGGAGAAGCTTGATG CCCAGATCAAGAGCGCCGACATG TCCGAAGAATTACAACAGGAGGTCATTGAAGTCG CCCAGGAGGCCATGGCCAAGTACTCCGTTGAGAAG GATATCGCCCAGCACATCAAGAGAACA TTTGATGAAAGAAAGGGACCTACCTGGCACTGCATCGTAGGCCGCCACTTTGGCAGCTTCGTGACCCACG AAACCAAGCACTTCATCTACTTCTACCTCGGTCACtgcgccatcctcctcttcaagaCCCAGTAG
- the rrg1 gene encoding Protein-lysine N-methyltransferase rrg1 (COG:A; EggNog:ENOG503P19V), with the protein MRGIEEDEDLPHLWQKPAYSVILKALEKLRVEPPVWGAKVSRSEIIKQQAAVQTAHERKEAIAFLSSIIKSGLSWLGDDDEREVIWEEASKRMSERCGRTAMGEIIRSWPFENPDYGSFSLTIREPPLTGDSLGLKTWGSSYALAQRLHEFASGPLAHLVRSSQKTEEVLELGSGTGLLGLAAASIWRKTVYLTDLPEIMSNLEHNASLNRALVEERGGRVEAAPLTWGGSEEEVDPRFRSGERFELIIVADPLYDDDHPTLLASAIDEQLALNPDARVLVMVPQRDEITKGLCRTLRAELGRHSNPLICLHENIVDGEDDWGDGNNDDSQQVGFWWGILGRSS; encoded by the exons ATGCGCGGCatcgaagaagacgaagatcTCCCACATCTGTGGCAGAAGCCTGCTTATTCAGTCATTTTGAAGGCTCTAGAAAAACTTAGGGTCGAGCCGCCTGTTTGGGGAGCAAAGGTCTCTCGATCAGAGATCATCAAACAACAGGCCGCTGTTCAGACTGCTCATGAGCGCAAGGAGGCTATTGCTTTTCTGTCTTCGATCATCAAGAGTGGGCTTTCATGGCTGGGGGACGACgatgagagggaggtgatttGGGAAGAAGCCAGCAAGCGCATGTCAGAACGCTGCGGGCGAACAG CTATGGGCGAGATCATTAGGAGCTGGCCCTTTGAGAACCCCGATTATGGTTCATTCAGCCTCACTATCAGAGAACCGCCACTAACGGGAGACTCTCTCGGCTTAAAGACATGGGGCTCGTCGTACGCACTAGCCCAGAGACTTCACGAGTTCGCCTCTGGCCCTCTGGCACATTTGGTTCGCTCTTCTCAAAAGACAGAGGAGGTTCTCGAGCTTGGGTCTGGAACTGGCTTACTCGGCTTAGCCGCAGCGTCTATCTGGAGGAAAACCGTCTACCTTACCGATCTCCCCGAAATCATGTCCAACCTCGAGCATAATGCTTCACTCAACCGCGCTCTCGTAGAAGAACGTGGAGGCAGAGTTGAGGCTGCTCCTTTGACGTGGGGTGGCAGCGAAGAAGAGGTCGACCCGAGGTTTCGATCAGGAGAACGGTTCGAG CTCATCATCGTTGCTGACCCATTATACGACGATGATCACCCCACTCTGCTGGCCAGTGCCATAGACGAGCAGCTTGCTCTCAATCCAGATGCTCGTGTACTGGTTATGGTGCCGCAAAGAGACGAGATCACCAAAGGTCTTTGCAGGACGTTGAGGGCCGAGCTCGGCAGACATAGCAATCCGTTGATTTGTCTCCATGAGAATATTGTAGATGGTGAGGACGACTGGGGCGATGGGAACAACGACGACTCACAGCAAGTTGGCTTCTGGTGGGGAATTTTGGGGAGAAGTTCTTAA
- the MRD1 gene encoding Multiple RNA-binding domain-containing protein 1 (COG:A; EggNog:ENOG503NU06) codes for MESSRIFVKNLPPSISEADFRKHFSLQGREVTDVKLIPNRRIGFVGYKSHEDASKAVKYFNKSFIRMSRIGVDLAKPIEAAIPRSATQAAHVPSRDAAKASSLVKSDAEPSEDDPSSKKRKRDVVDEADPKLQEFLEVMGHPTKKAKDGEALGSSAFESEAADAIPSALIEGGESDDEYEDIPVRPKRPIEEAPTSALPVATPVAAIIPPAPSQPAEDAAREVPQVPAEATDDDWLRSRTNRLLDLVDPDDPGFPAQSAGAMPATTQTLLPEAQVQETQEPGLAAGSGEKPVVARTPEDAVKLIQKTARLFLRNLSYTVTEDNVRDHFSQFGELEEVHVPLDNQGQSKGFAMIRYASPEAALSAFQTDGTVFQGRIIHILPAAAKRENKLDEYAISKLPLKKQQLLKKKAEAASSTFNWNSLFMSQDAVNTAVAERLGVSKHELLDPTDASAAVKQAIAETTVIQEAKAYFATHGVNIEAFKSQQRGDTSILVKNIKNATIEEIRTLFEEHGSVLRVLMPPSGTIAIVQFAQPAHCRAAFAKKAYSRFKDGVLYLEKGPKGLFVDNLAQPADRPAGVQKVSASYLLERDDGEDQPETASLFVRNLNFSTTTEGLTNAFKPLDGFVSAQVKTKADPKKPGQVLSMGFGFCAFRTKEQAQAARKAMDGHVLDGHKLLVKASHRGLDAAEERRREDLAKKANAQRTKVVIKNLPFEASKKDVRALFSNYGKLVALRIPKKFNHSSRGFAFAEFSTGKEALNAITALKDTHFLGRRLVLDFAEAEELDAEEQIEAMEKKMRGQVSKVALQQLTGTGRSKVNFGDNPEDEA; via the exons ATGGAGTCGTCAAGAATCTTCGTCAAGAACCTACCGCCGTCCATCTCCGAGGCTGACTTTCGCAAACACTTCTCGCTTCAGGGACGAGAGGTCACCGATGTCAAGCTCATCCCCAACCGCCGCATCGGGTTTGTTGGTTACAAGTCTCATGAAGATGCATCCAAAGCCGTAAAGTACTTCAACAAGTCCTTTATTCGCATGTCCAGGATCGGCGTCGATCTGGCCAAACCT ATTGAAGCCGCCATCCCAAGATCAGCCACACAAGCTGCTCATGTCCCGAGCCGTGATGCAGCCAAGGCAAGCTCTCTCGTCAAGTCTGACGCAGAGCCAAGCGAGGATGACCCTAGCtcaaagaagaggaagcggGACGTCGTTGACGAGGCTGACCCCAAGCTTCAGGAGTTTCTTGAGGTCATGGGTCATCCCACCAAGAAGGCTAAGGACGGAGAAGCCCTAGGGAGTAGCGCATTTGAGTCAGAAGCGGCCGATGCTATCCCCTCGGCTCTcatcgagggtggtgagagtgaCGATGAGTACGAGGACATCCCAGTGAGGCCCAAACGGCCAATCGAGGAGGCACCTACCTCGGCTCTACCTGTTGCCACCCCTGTCGCAGCTATCATCCCCCCCGCACCATCCCAACCAGCCGAGGACGCTGCAAGGGAAGTGCCGCAGGTACCCGCTGAAGCCACTGATGATGACTGGCTTCGGTCGAGAACGAACCGTCTGCTGGACCTTGTGGACCCGGATGACCCCGGGTTTCCCGCACAGTCTGCTGGTGCAATGCCTGCCACCACTCAAACACTTCTGCCAGAGGCCCAAGTCCAAGAAACCCAGGAACCGGGTCTTGCTGCCGGGTCTGGTGAGAAACCTGTTGTGGCTCGCACACCTGAGGATGCCGTGAAATTGATCCAGAAGACAGCTCGTCTGTTTTTGCGGAATCTCAGCTACACGGTAACGGAGGACAATGTGAGGGACCACTTTAGCCAGTTTGGCGAACTTGAAGAG GTTCATGTTCCGCTGGATAATCAGGGCCAAAGCAAAGGCTTTGCTATGATTCGTTATGCCAGTCCTGAGGCGGCGCTTTCCGCATTCCAGACAGACGGCACCGTCTTTCAGGGCCgcatcatccacatccttCCCGCTGCTGCCAAAAGGGAGAACAAGCTTGATGAATACGCAATCTCGAAGCTCCCTTTGAAGAAGCAACAgctgctcaagaagaaggctgaagCTGCCTCCAGTACCTTCAACTGGAATTCGCTTTTTATGAGCCAAGATGCTGTCAACACCGCCGTAGCTGAACGCCTGGGTGTGTCCAAGCATGAGCTCCTGGACCCAACCGACGCGTCTGCCGCTGTGAAACAGGCAATCGCTGAGACCACCGTCATccaggaggccaaggctTACTTTGCAACTCATGGTGTGAACATCGAGGCCTTTAAGTCTCAGCAGCGAGGTGACACGTCAATTCTGGTCAAGAACATCAAGAACGCCACCATCGAGGAGATCAGAACCCTCTTCGAGGAGCATGGCTCCGTCCTCCGTGTGCTTATGCCCCCAAGCGGGACGATTGCCATTGTCCAGTTCGCGCAACCAGCACACTGCAGGGCAGCTTTCGCCAAGAAAGCATACTCTAGATTCAAGGACGGCGTGCTGTACCTCGAGAAAGGCCCGAAAGGGCTCTTCGTCGACAATCTGGCCCAGCCCGCAGATCGTCCTGCTGGTGTTCAGAAGGTGTCAGCTTCTTACCTGCTGGAACGCGATGACGGTGAGGATCAGCCAGAGACGGCCTCTCTATTCGTCCGCAACCTGaacttctccaccaccaccgaaggATTAACAAATGCATTCAAGCCCTTGGATGGATTTGTGAGTGCGCAGGTGAAGACCAAGGCCGATCCCAAGAAACCAGGTCAGGTGTTGAGCATGGGCTTTGGCTTCTGCGCCTTCAGGACCAAGGAGCAGGCCCAGGCTGCACGAAAGGCTATGGATGGCCATGTGCTTGACGGACACAAGCTTCTGGTCAAGGCTTCCCACAGGGGTCTGGACGCGGCCGAagagaggaggcgggaggatctggccaagaaggcgaaTGCTCAACGCACAAAGGTGGTCATCAAGAACCTTCCGTTCGAAGCGTCCAAGAAGGATGTGCGCGCACTCTTCAGCAACTATGGAAAGCTGGTTGCTCTCCGTATTCCCAAGAAGTTCAACCACTCTTCGCGTGGCTTTGCTTTTGCCGAGTTCTCCACAGGCAAGGAGGCGCTCAACGCGATCACTGCACTCAAAGACACGCATTTTCTCGGGAGAAGACTTGTGCTTGACTttgctgaagctgaggagcttgatgccgaggaaCAGATCGAGGccatggagaagaagatgcgTGGCCAGGTTAGCAAGGTTGCCCTTCAGCAACTCACTGGGACAGGGAGGAGCAAGGTCAATTTTGGAGATAATCCCGAAGACGAGGCATGA
- a CDS encoding uncharacterized protein (COG:S; EggNog:ENOG503NWWK), producing the protein MVFNVPDGGLSLDSSARAMAGLPAQAFGITLSNSVIEDMIACVQNGGDIELSLGSNPAFLFSDHEVKIPNSPDSYDYDLYYSDAVSPRSLKKLPNPAMGVFMPPRVSRPAAKKLASKAPVQKTSSSNTTPISSNEADDAIANLKSSLARKEAEKNTAVVVSGLMNSKGKVKPPNRLLDNASPRSLPPSPALSGVRSPSLAPGGSALDQVKQHTFPIIHQLAVSEQSFEDLFAQWNEGSEDEFRVALDKVADFDNNIQKWTLRKRYWKELDVFEYDYAKEEDRQTAINNAVKQFDRMRVGVTDPIWQKLLPVAERGKGICLSKLQANFAKGPTVPKPKPDGANGSGSEREDAAVLKKGKGGEPMSRSSSQASAAGKKKPSASEAQAKRLTSTTKKTAPAKASTKASPTKPQAKAAASKGGRGPLSEEFVKDSDSEEEPLAKSKAVAAVAPRPVKAAPAPAVKSKAAAAAKTASKETEKDTIRAEVVAKPTKATKPAAKRPRDADEDDSSSSGTPLSKRVKAGSKAPTTGANSTKPRTVSDASQNGRPGSSAPKAKNTSPTKSSPLATPPQNASEVEQERLARARSAEREREREQAQIQALKRDRERERERERERVEKERERERNRERAEKERERGRGERARELGRDRPRAREPSRDTIISSASSNADSTIGVPVVGRKRPAPVDSYSENHHHVAKRMRVSAEVLTKAQEFKLAYQRYLQLHEELNGWDSPPESKLHDFVEMHDRLQRMKRAIYQDVGEG; encoded by the exons ATGGTGTTCAACGTGCCTGATGGTGGCCTGTCGTTGGATAGCTCAGCCAGGGCCATGGCTGGGCTTCCGGCGCAGGCCTTCGGAATTACATTGAGCAATAGTGTCATCGAAGACATGATTGCTTGTGTTCAAAATGGAGGGGATATTGAGCTATCGTTGGGGTCCAATCCG GCTTTTCTCTTCAGCGATCATGAAGTCAAAATTCCAAACTCTCCCGATTCTTACGATTACGATCTGTACTATTCCGACGCAGTTTCTCCAAGATCGCTCAAGAAGCTACCAAATCCTGCAATGGGTGTCTTCATGCCCCCACGGGTCTCTAGACCTGCCGCCAAGAAGCTGGCTTCGAAAGCTCCAGTCCAAAAGACAAGCTCCAGCAATACGACTCCAATTTCAAGCAACGAGGCCGACGATGCTATTGCCAACCTCAAAAGCTCACTGGCCCGGAAGGAAGCAGAGAAGAATAC TGCTGTTGTGGTCAGTGGGTTGATGAACTCGAAAGGCAAGgtcaaaccccccaaccggTTGCTCGACAACGCATCCCCCAGGTCTCTTCCGCCAAGTCCTGCGCTCAGCGGAGTTCGATCACCCTCTCTCGCACCAGGCGGCTCTGCCCTTGATCAAGTCAAGCAACATACATTCCCAATCATTCACCAGTTGGCGGTATCGGAGCAGAGCTTCGAGGACCTTTTTGCGCAGTGGAATGAGGGCAGCGAAGACGAGTTCAGAGTCGCGCTGGACAAGGTTGCCGAtttcgacaacaacatccaGAAATGGACTCTGAGAAAGCGATACTGGAAGGAACTGGACGTCTTCGAGTACGATTATGCCAAGGAGGAAGACCGACAAACAGCCATCAACAATGCGGTGAAGCAGTTCGATCGTATGCGAGTTGGAGTTACCGACCCTATCTGGCAAAAGCTTCTACCGGTGGCGGAGCGCGGAAAGGGGATATGCCTGAGCAAACTGCAAGCCAATTTCGCCAAAGGCCCGACAGTCCCGAAACCAAAGCCGGACGGAGCCAACGGAAGCGGatcagagagagaggatgcTGCGGTCTTgaagaaaggaaaagggggcgagCCCATGTCAAGATCAAGCTCCCAAGCTTCAGCTgctggcaagaagaagccctcgGCATCGGAGGCCCAAGCGAAGCGTCTCACATCCACTACCAAGAAGACCGCACCCGCCAAAGCATCGACGAAAGCATCTCCGACCAAACCTCAAGCCAAGGCGGCAGCTAGCAAGGGCGGGCGCGGACCTCTTTCCGAAGAATTTGTGAAGGACTCGGAcagcgaggaggagcctTTGGCTAAATCCAAAGCTGTAGCTGCCGTCGCTCCCAGGCCAGTCAAGGCTGCTCCTGCCCCGGCCGTGAAGTCAAAGGcggccgccgctgccaagaCGGCATCCAAGGAAACCGAGAAGGACACCATCCGAGCCGAAGTTGTCGCAAAGCCAACCAAGGCCACCAAGCCTGCGGCGAAGCGACCACGCGAtgccgacgaggacgacagcTCGAGCTCAGGTACGCCGCTCAGCAAGCGCGTCAAGGCTGGCAGCAAGGCACCCACCACGGGTGCCAACTCGACGAAGCCACGGACCGTTTCGGACGCCAGCCAGAACGGTCGTCCAGGCTCCTCGGCGCCCAAGGCGAAGAATACTTCGCCGACCAAGTCGTCGCCTCTGGCGACCCCACCACAGAATGCGTCCGAGGTGGAGCAGGAGCGCCTGGCTCGTGCCAGGTCCGCCGAGCGAGAAAGGGAGCGCGAGCAAGCGCAAATCCAGGCGCTGAAGAGGGACCGGGAGCGCGAGCGGGAACGTGAACGCGAACGGGTCGAGAAGGAACGGGAACGCGAGCGCAACCGCGAGAGGGCCGAAAAGGAGCGTGAGCGTGGCCGCGGCGAGAGAGCCAGAGAGCTGGGACGAGACCGGCCTCGGGCCCGCGAGCCGAGCCGggacaccatcatcagcagtGCCAGCAGCAATGCTGACAGCACGATTGGCGTCCCGGTTGTTGGCAGGAAGAGGCCGGCGCCGGTGGACTCGTACTCggagaaccaccaccatgtgGCGAAGCGGATGCGGGTGTCGGCCGAGGTGCTGACCAAGGCGCAGGAGTTCAAGCTGGCGTACCAGCGGTACTTGCAGCTGCATGAGGAGCTCAACGGGTGGGATTCCCCGCCAGAGTCGAAACTGCACGATTTTGTCGAGATGCACGATCGGTTGcagaggatgaagagggctATTTATcaggatgttggggagggttga